A genome region from Nocardiopsis exhalans includes the following:
- a CDS encoding type II toxin-antitoxin system Phd/YefM family antitoxin, with product MSDHSMNVRDARAHLSELITKAQNGDPTILTRNGTPAAAIVPIEDFEALEDAMDAYLARQADQEEDEGGPAVGMAEMVAEIFDESRGNAA from the coding sequence ATGAGCGATCACAGCATGAACGTCCGCGACGCCAGAGCCCACCTCTCCGAGCTGATCACCAAGGCCCAGAACGGCGATCCGACCATCCTCACCCGCAACGGCACTCCCGCCGCGGCGATCGTCCCCATCGAGGACTTCGAGGCCCTGGAGGACGCCATGGACGCCTACCTCGCCCGGCAGGCGGATCAGGAAGAGGACGAAGGGGGCCCCGCCGTGGGCATGGCCGAGATGGTCGCTGAGATCTTCGACGAAAGCCGGGGCAACGCCGCGTGA
- a CDS encoding type II toxin-antitoxin system RelE family toxin: protein MKWEFDFRRVRKQIRALPKEDAMDILRALTPLGDDPRRPDSNIKALTGYTDRYRLRVGRYRVIYDVVDTQVIIRLVAVGHRRDIYKHLGR, encoded by the coding sequence GTGAAGTGGGAATTCGATTTTCGTCGGGTTCGCAAGCAGATCCGGGCACTGCCCAAAGAGGACGCGATGGACATCCTTCGCGCTCTCACCCCCCTTGGAGACGATCCAAGGCGCCCGGACTCCAACATCAAGGCACTCACCGGCTACACCGATCGCTACCGTCTCCGGGTGGGCCGCTACCGAGTCATCTACGACGTGGTCGACACGCAGGTGATCATTCGCCTGGTCGCTGTGGGCCACCGCAGGGACATCTACAAGCACCTTGGCCGTTAA